The following are from one region of the Sorghum bicolor cultivar BTx623 chromosome 2, Sorghum_bicolor_NCBIv3, whole genome shotgun sequence genome:
- the LOC8057962 gene encoding F-box/FBD/LRR-repeat protein At1g13570 isoform X2 translates to MGFALLQDVLDRVFSKLQLNEVVRTSVLSSKWRLMWAISSKLRLDGPTICGRPRYFCNKPNYTKEFIDGVNTVLQQLHGKVVEELDVKIEFESILVDHLNNWISFAVSSLMKNLVLDLAPAKFVDEKDRYMFPIELFDGASISRIQHIKLSCVSFRPRSLFRGFPNLRKLDLHLFDASEMELDDMLSGCANLEWLSFIRCQVNDELKVKQPLSRLLYLRIAYCSIKKVELHAKNLKTFVYRGVQLPIDLGEVKKLETAELRLYGVTFEYVLSVLPSVLPGVQNFTLKTSYLPEMPLLLENIGIFSQLRFLRLLLRVNCSESNNILSLASFLRAAPLIEELEVHVSTLSGLHSASSDFMHMNISYL, encoded by the exons ATGGGGTTTGCTTTGCTGCAGGATGTGCTAGACAGGGTGTTTTCAAAATTGCAGCTCAATGAGGTTGTTCGGACCAGTGTGTTGTCAAGTAAGTGGAGGCTTATGTGGGCAATTTCTTCCAAACTAAGGCTTGATGGCCCTACAATATGTGGCCGACCTCGATATTTCTGCAACAAACCAAACTACACCAAggaattcattgatggtgttAATACGGTGTTGCAACAGCTTCATGGCAAGGTGGTCGAAGAACTTGATGTCAAAATTGAATTTGAGAGCATATTAGTTGATCATCTGAACAACTGGATTAGTTTTGCTGTGTCATCACTTATGAAGAATCTAGTTCTGGATTTAGCACCAGCTAAATTTGTGGATGAGAAGGATAGGTACATGTTTCCCATTGAATTGTTCGATGGTGCATCCATATCTCGGATACAACATATTAAGCTTAGCTGCGTATCCTTCAGACCACGTTCCCTGTTTAGAGGTTTCCCAAACCTGCGGAAGCTTGATCTGCATCTATTTGATGCGTCTGAAATGGAACTTGATGACATGCTGTCaggttgtgctaatcttgagtgGTTGAGCTTCATTAGATGCCAAGTGAATGATGAATTAAAGGTAAAACAGCCACTGTCCCGTTTGCTGTACTTGCGCATTGCGTATTGCAGCATTAAAAAGGTAGAATTACATGCAAAGAATCTCAAGACTTTTGTATACCGCGGGGTGCAATTACCTATTGACCTTGGCGAAGTTAAGAAACTAGAAACAGCAGAACTTCGTTTGTATGGTGTCACTTTTGAGTATGTCCTAAGTGTACTTCCAAGTGTGCTCCCAGGTGTGCAAAACTTCACCTTGAAGACTAGTTATCTACCAGAG ATGCCCTTATTACTGGAAAACATTGGCATATTTTCCCAGCTGAGATTTTTACGGCTGTTACTCCGAGTAAATTGTAGTGAAAGCAATAATATTCTCTCGCTGGCATCCTTCCTCAGGGCTGCCCCTTTAATTGAGGAGCTTGAGGTTCATGTAAGTACTCTTTCTGGGTTGCACTCTGCCAGCAGTGATTTCATGCATATGAATATATCATATTTATGA
- the LOC8057962 gene encoding F-box/FBD/LRR-repeat protein At1g13570 isoform X5, giving the protein MGFALLQDVLDRVFSKLQLNEVVRTSVLSSKWRLMWAISSKLRLDGPTICGRPRYFCNKPNYTKEFIDGVNTVLQQLHGKVVEELDVKIEFESILVDHLNNWISFAVSSLMKNLVLDLAPAKFVDEKDRYMFPIELFDGASISRIQHIKLSCVSFRPRSLFRGFPNLRKLDLHLFDASEMELDDMLSGCANLEWLSFIRCQVNDELKVKQPLSRLLYLRIAYCSIKKVELHAKNLKTFVYRGVQLPIDLGEVKKLETAELRLYGVTFEYVLSVLPSVLPGVQNFTLKTSYLPEMPLLLENIGIFSQLRFLRLLLRVNCSESNNILSLASFLRAAPLIEELEVH; this is encoded by the exons ATGGGGTTTGCTTTGCTGCAGGATGTGCTAGACAGGGTGTTTTCAAAATTGCAGCTCAATGAGGTTGTTCGGACCAGTGTGTTGTCAAGTAAGTGGAGGCTTATGTGGGCAATTTCTTCCAAACTAAGGCTTGATGGCCCTACAATATGTGGCCGACCTCGATATTTCTGCAACAAACCAAACTACACCAAggaattcattgatggtgttAATACGGTGTTGCAACAGCTTCATGGCAAGGTGGTCGAAGAACTTGATGTCAAAATTGAATTTGAGAGCATATTAGTTGATCATCTGAACAACTGGATTAGTTTTGCTGTGTCATCACTTATGAAGAATCTAGTTCTGGATTTAGCACCAGCTAAATTTGTGGATGAGAAGGATAGGTACATGTTTCCCATTGAATTGTTCGATGGTGCATCCATATCTCGGATACAACATATTAAGCTTAGCTGCGTATCCTTCAGACCACGTTCCCTGTTTAGAGGTTTCCCAAACCTGCGGAAGCTTGATCTGCATCTATTTGATGCGTCTGAAATGGAACTTGATGACATGCTGTCaggttgtgctaatcttgagtgGTTGAGCTTCATTAGATGCCAAGTGAATGATGAATTAAAGGTAAAACAGCCACTGTCCCGTTTGCTGTACTTGCGCATTGCGTATTGCAGCATTAAAAAGGTAGAATTACATGCAAAGAATCTCAAGACTTTTGTATACCGCGGGGTGCAATTACCTATTGACCTTGGCGAAGTTAAGAAACTAGAAACAGCAGAACTTCGTTTGTATGGTGTCACTTTTGAGTATGTCCTAAGTGTACTTCCAAGTGTGCTCCCAGGTGTGCAAAACTTCACCTTGAAGACTAGTTATCTACCAGAG ATGCCCTTATTACTGGAAAACATTGGCATATTTTCCCAGCTGAGATTTTTACGGCTGTTACTCCGAGTAAATTGTAGTGAAAGCAATAATATTCTCTCGCTGGCATCCTTCCTCAGGGCTGCCCCTTTAATTGAGGAGCTTGAGGTTCAT TGA
- the LOC8057962 gene encoding F-box/FBD/LRR-repeat protein At1g13570 isoform X1, protein MGFALLQDVLDRVFSKLQLNEVVRTSVLSSKWRLMWAISSKLRLDGPTICGRPRYFCNKPNYTKEFIDGVNTVLQQLHGKVVEELDVKIEFESILVDHLNNWISFAVSSLMKNLVLDLAPAKFVDEKDRYMFPIELFDGASISRIQHIKLSCVSFRPRSLFRGFPNLRKLDLHLFDASEMELDDMLSGCANLEWLSFIRCQVNDELKVKQPLSRLLYLRIAYCSIKKVELHAKNLKTFVYRGVQLPIDLGEVKKLETAELRLYGVTFEYVLSVLPSVLPGVQNFTLKTSYLPEMPLLLENIGIFSQLRFLRLLLRVNCSESNNILSLASFLRAAPLIEELEVHFDAFCLQRVGWGSLRSLPPHSYNYLRKVHITGFNGMMGQLEFLAHIVENAPALRILNIDPRKKLGRCTCSLDFLAIQASVTSKLAGKILPGTEVNIL, encoded by the exons ATGGGGTTTGCTTTGCTGCAGGATGTGCTAGACAGGGTGTTTTCAAAATTGCAGCTCAATGAGGTTGTTCGGACCAGTGTGTTGTCAAGTAAGTGGAGGCTTATGTGGGCAATTTCTTCCAAACTAAGGCTTGATGGCCCTACAATATGTGGCCGACCTCGATATTTCTGCAACAAACCAAACTACACCAAggaattcattgatggtgttAATACGGTGTTGCAACAGCTTCATGGCAAGGTGGTCGAAGAACTTGATGTCAAAATTGAATTTGAGAGCATATTAGTTGATCATCTGAACAACTGGATTAGTTTTGCTGTGTCATCACTTATGAAGAATCTAGTTCTGGATTTAGCACCAGCTAAATTTGTGGATGAGAAGGATAGGTACATGTTTCCCATTGAATTGTTCGATGGTGCATCCATATCTCGGATACAACATATTAAGCTTAGCTGCGTATCCTTCAGACCACGTTCCCTGTTTAGAGGTTTCCCAAACCTGCGGAAGCTTGATCTGCATCTATTTGATGCGTCTGAAATGGAACTTGATGACATGCTGTCaggttgtgctaatcttgagtgGTTGAGCTTCATTAGATGCCAAGTGAATGATGAATTAAAGGTAAAACAGCCACTGTCCCGTTTGCTGTACTTGCGCATTGCGTATTGCAGCATTAAAAAGGTAGAATTACATGCAAAGAATCTCAAGACTTTTGTATACCGCGGGGTGCAATTACCTATTGACCTTGGCGAAGTTAAGAAACTAGAAACAGCAGAACTTCGTTTGTATGGTGTCACTTTTGAGTATGTCCTAAGTGTACTTCCAAGTGTGCTCCCAGGTGTGCAAAACTTCACCTTGAAGACTAGTTATCTACCAGAG ATGCCCTTATTACTGGAAAACATTGGCATATTTTCCCAGCTGAGATTTTTACGGCTGTTACTCCGAGTAAATTGTAGTGAAAGCAATAATATTCTCTCGCTGGCATCCTTCCTCAGGGCTGCCCCTTTAATTGAGGAGCTTGAGGTTCAT TTTGATGCATTTTGCTTGCAACGTGTGGGATGGGGATCTCTCCGGAGTCTTCCGCCTCATTCATATAATTATCTAAGGAAAGTGCATATTACAGGGTTTAATGGGATGATGGGACAACTTGAATTTCTGGCACATATTGTGGAAAATGCCCCTGCCCTAAGGATTTTAAATATTGATCCAAGAAAGAAGTTGGGTCGTTGTACGTGTTCTTTAGATTTCTTGGCTATTCAAGCTTCTGTTACAAGTAAACTTGCTGGAAAAATCTTGCCTGGCACGGAAGTTAACATTCTTTAG
- the LOC8057962 gene encoding F-box/FBD/LRR-repeat protein At1g13570 isoform X4: MGFALLQDVLDRVFSKLQLNEVVRTSVLSSKWRLMWAISSKLRLDGPTICGRPRYFCNKPNYTKEFIDGVNTVLQQLHGKVVEELDVKIEFESILVDHLNNWISFAVSSLMKNLVLDLAPAKFVDEKDRYMFPIELFDGASISRIQHIKLSCVSFRPRSLFRGFPNLRKLDLHLFDASEMELDDMLSGCANLEWLSFIRCQVNDELKVKQPLSRLLYLRIAYCSIKKVELHAKNLKTFVYRGVQLPIDLGEVKKLETAELRLYGVTFEYVLSVLPSVLPGVQNFTLKTSYLPEMPLLLENIGIFSQLRFLRLLLRVNCSESNNILSLASFLRAAPLIEELEVHGLMG; the protein is encoded by the exons ATGGGGTTTGCTTTGCTGCAGGATGTGCTAGACAGGGTGTTTTCAAAATTGCAGCTCAATGAGGTTGTTCGGACCAGTGTGTTGTCAAGTAAGTGGAGGCTTATGTGGGCAATTTCTTCCAAACTAAGGCTTGATGGCCCTACAATATGTGGCCGACCTCGATATTTCTGCAACAAACCAAACTACACCAAggaattcattgatggtgttAATACGGTGTTGCAACAGCTTCATGGCAAGGTGGTCGAAGAACTTGATGTCAAAATTGAATTTGAGAGCATATTAGTTGATCATCTGAACAACTGGATTAGTTTTGCTGTGTCATCACTTATGAAGAATCTAGTTCTGGATTTAGCACCAGCTAAATTTGTGGATGAGAAGGATAGGTACATGTTTCCCATTGAATTGTTCGATGGTGCATCCATATCTCGGATACAACATATTAAGCTTAGCTGCGTATCCTTCAGACCACGTTCCCTGTTTAGAGGTTTCCCAAACCTGCGGAAGCTTGATCTGCATCTATTTGATGCGTCTGAAATGGAACTTGATGACATGCTGTCaggttgtgctaatcttgagtgGTTGAGCTTCATTAGATGCCAAGTGAATGATGAATTAAAGGTAAAACAGCCACTGTCCCGTTTGCTGTACTTGCGCATTGCGTATTGCAGCATTAAAAAGGTAGAATTACATGCAAAGAATCTCAAGACTTTTGTATACCGCGGGGTGCAATTACCTATTGACCTTGGCGAAGTTAAGAAACTAGAAACAGCAGAACTTCGTTTGTATGGTGTCACTTTTGAGTATGTCCTAAGTGTACTTCCAAGTGTGCTCCCAGGTGTGCAAAACTTCACCTTGAAGACTAGTTATCTACCAGAG ATGCCCTTATTACTGGAAAACATTGGCATATTTTCCCAGCTGAGATTTTTACGGCTGTTACTCCGAGTAAATTGTAGTGAAAGCAATAATATTCTCTCGCTGGCATCCTTCCTCAGGGCTGCCCCTTTAATTGAGGAGCTTGAGGTTCAT GGTTTAATGGGATGA
- the LOC8057962 gene encoding F-box/FBD/LRR-repeat protein At1g13570 isoform X3: MGFALLQDVLDRVFSKLQLNEVVRTSVLSSKWRLMWAISSKLRLDGPTICGRPRYFCNKPNYTKEFIDGVNTVLQQLHGKVVEELDVKIEFESILVDHLNNWISFAVSSLMKNLVLDLAPAKFVDEKDRYMFPIELFDGASISRIQHIKLSCVSFRPRSLFRGFPNLRKLDLHLFDASEMELDDMLSGCANLEWLSFIRCQVNDELKVKQPLSRLLYLRIAYCSIKKVELHAKNLKTFVYRGVQLPIDLGEVKKLETAELRLYGVTFEYVLSVLPSVLPGVQNFTLKTSYLPEMPLLLENIGIFSQLRFLRLLLRVNCSESNNILSLASFLRAAPLIEELEVHASTHYGRDWLPEGFSSRMK, from the exons ATGGGGTTTGCTTTGCTGCAGGATGTGCTAGACAGGGTGTTTTCAAAATTGCAGCTCAATGAGGTTGTTCGGACCAGTGTGTTGTCAAGTAAGTGGAGGCTTATGTGGGCAATTTCTTCCAAACTAAGGCTTGATGGCCCTACAATATGTGGCCGACCTCGATATTTCTGCAACAAACCAAACTACACCAAggaattcattgatggtgttAATACGGTGTTGCAACAGCTTCATGGCAAGGTGGTCGAAGAACTTGATGTCAAAATTGAATTTGAGAGCATATTAGTTGATCATCTGAACAACTGGATTAGTTTTGCTGTGTCATCACTTATGAAGAATCTAGTTCTGGATTTAGCACCAGCTAAATTTGTGGATGAGAAGGATAGGTACATGTTTCCCATTGAATTGTTCGATGGTGCATCCATATCTCGGATACAACATATTAAGCTTAGCTGCGTATCCTTCAGACCACGTTCCCTGTTTAGAGGTTTCCCAAACCTGCGGAAGCTTGATCTGCATCTATTTGATGCGTCTGAAATGGAACTTGATGACATGCTGTCaggttgtgctaatcttgagtgGTTGAGCTTCATTAGATGCCAAGTGAATGATGAATTAAAGGTAAAACAGCCACTGTCCCGTTTGCTGTACTTGCGCATTGCGTATTGCAGCATTAAAAAGGTAGAATTACATGCAAAGAATCTCAAGACTTTTGTATACCGCGGGGTGCAATTACCTATTGACCTTGGCGAAGTTAAGAAACTAGAAACAGCAGAACTTCGTTTGTATGGTGTCACTTTTGAGTATGTCCTAAGTGTACTTCCAAGTGTGCTCCCAGGTGTGCAAAACTTCACCTTGAAGACTAGTTATCTACCAGAG ATGCCCTTATTACTGGAAAACATTGGCATATTTTCCCAGCTGAGATTTTTACGGCTGTTACTCCGAGTAAATTGTAGTGAAAGCAATAATATTCTCTCGCTGGCATCCTTCCTCAGGGCTGCCCCTTTAATTGAGGAGCTTGAGGTTCAT GCCAGCACACACTATGGGCGTGATTGGTTGCCCGAGGGGTTTTCGTCCAGGATGAAGTAG